Proteins encoded within one genomic window of Chloroflexota bacterium:
- a CDS encoding efflux RND transporter periplasmic adaptor subunit — translation MRTRTLVGALLGLGLMLAVAACTDTQAVPVKPTPTAAAQVGGRPVGDRVIVEGRVVPVRRADLALSTTGVVAEVLVAEGDKVSAGQALLRLESKRQQAAVAQADAALARVIGARAGANAVLSKAQAALALLKAGPRAEDIAVARQGVAVARAELARVQSTSDPIALARAKADVEKAARAVQQAQFAYDRVKDAPFGNIGPEALRLEQTTIDYNLAQTVFAQLSQGPRATDLQAAQERATQAQTVQAQAEAGPRTEQIAAADADVAAASAALKNLDTDAAAAQAALDQAKFALADTELRAPFAGSVVTLNVKAGEAVPVGGFAVRLADLSAWQIETSDLTELNIASVREGAPVALTFDALPGAALSGKVGRIRAYGETRQGDIVYTAIIALDKPDARMRWNMTAKAAIEPQP, via the coding sequence ATGCGAACACGCACATTAGTTGGCGCACTGCTCGGCCTCGGGCTGATGCTGGCTGTTGCCGCGTGTACCGACACGCAGGCGGTGCCGGTCAAGCCGACGCCGACTGCCGCCGCGCAGGTTGGCGGCCGGCCGGTCGGTGACCGGGTCATCGTGGAAGGGCGCGTAGTGCCGGTCCGTCGCGCCGATCTGGCGCTGAGCACGACCGGCGTCGTGGCCGAGGTGCTGGTCGCCGAGGGTGACAAGGTCAGCGCCGGACAGGCGCTGCTGCGCCTGGAATCAAAGCGGCAGCAGGCCGCCGTTGCCCAGGCTGATGCGGCGTTGGCGCGGGTGATTGGCGCGCGCGCCGGCGCCAACGCCGTGCTGTCCAAAGCACAGGCCGCGCTGGCGCTGCTGAAAGCCGGCCCGCGCGCCGAGGATATTGCCGTGGCGCGCCAGGGTGTGGCCGTGGCGCGTGCCGAACTGGCGCGCGTGCAGAGCACCAGCGATCCGATTGCGCTTGCCAGGGCGAAAGCCGACGTCGAGAAAGCGGCGCGCGCGGTGCAGCAGGCGCAGTTCGCGTACGACCGGGTGAAGGACGCGCCGTTCGGCAACATCGGCCCGGAGGCGCTGCGACTCGAACAGACGACGATCGACTACAATCTGGCGCAGACGGTCTTCGCGCAGTTGTCGCAGGGCCCGCGCGCGACCGACCTCCAAGCGGCGCAGGAGCGCGCGACACAGGCGCAAACGGTTCAGGCGCAGGCCGAGGCCGGCCCGCGCACCGAGCAGATCGCGGCGGCGGACGCCGACGTCGCCGCGGCGTCCGCGGCGCTGAAAAATCTCGACACGGATGCCGCGGCTGCGCAGGCCGCGCTCGACCAGGCGAAGTTCGCCCTCGCCGACACGGAACTGCGCGCGCCATTCGCGGGCAGCGTCGTGACGCTCAACGTGAAGGCGGGCGAGGCGGTGCCGGTGGGCGGCTTTGCCGTGCGCCTGGCCGACCTGTCCGCGTGGCAGATCGAGACGAGCGATCTGACCGAGTTGAACATTGCCAGCGTGCGTGAAGGCGCGCCCGTCGCGCTGACGTTCGATGCGCTGCCCGGCGCGGCGCTGTCCGGCAAGGTGGGCCGCATCCGCGCCTACGGCGAAACGCGCCAGGGCGACATCGTCTACACGGCGATCATCGCACTCGACAAGCC
- a CDS encoding ABC transporter ATP-binding protein — MPLIQTENLTKIYGKDEAQVIALDHVSISVEGGEFVAVMGPSGCGKSTLLHLLGGLDRPSEGHVNIDGSSLSSMSDDALTALRRRKIGFVFQFFNLIPILDAVDNASLPLLLDGKSPAESKQKAAEWLTKVGLGARLANRPDQLSAGQQQRVAIARALITDPKLVLADEPTGNLDTRSADEIAGLLQQVAKEWGRAVLMVTHDPRIAAYADRIIFLKDGKLVNDTHLTTPQAGRQEMIAGEMKANA; from the coding sequence GTGCCACTGATTCAGACTGAGAACTTGACCAAGATATACGGCAAGGATGAGGCGCAGGTCATCGCGCTCGACCACGTGAGCATTAGCGTGGAAGGCGGCGAGTTCGTCGCTGTCATGGGGCCAAGCGGCTGCGGCAAGTCGACGCTGCTGCACCTGCTCGGCGGACTCGACCGCCCGAGCGAGGGCCATGTCAACATCGATGGCAGTTCGCTGTCGTCGATGTCCGACGACGCGCTAACCGCGCTGCGGCGGCGCAAGATCGGTTTCGTCTTTCAGTTCTTCAACCTGATCCCGATCCTCGATGCGGTGGACAACGCATCCCTGCCGCTGCTGCTCGATGGCAAGTCGCCCGCGGAGTCGAAGCAGAAGGCGGCCGAGTGGCTGACCAAGGTCGGCCTCGGCGCGCGGCTGGCCAACCGGCCAGACCAGTTGTCAGCCGGGCAACAGCAGCGCGTGGCGATTGCGCGCGCGCTGATCACCGACCCCAAACTGGTGCTAGCTGATGAGCCGACCGGCAACCTGGATACGCGCTCCGCCGACGAGATCGCCGGGCTGCTGCAGCAGGTCGCCAAGGAGTGGGGCCGCGCCGTGCTGATGGTCACGCACGACCCGCGCATCGCCGCCTACGCCGACCGGATCATCTTCCTGAAAGATGGCAAGCTGGTGAACGACACGCACCTGACCACCCCGCAGGCCGGGCGGCAGGAAATGATCGCCGGCGAGATGAAGGCGAACGCGTAA
- a CDS encoding helix-turn-helix transcriptional regulator translates to MSVRHAVLGLLAGRPRHGYELRAAFEAVVGKENWDVKPAQIYTTLGRMEKLGLVAEQSVEQDGGPEKRIYAITPAGYEALREWFDASVAPEHQRDEFYIKLMLGLVTGAADPSQLINAQRGHLYRQLHAITAQRTRVDPAAELARLMLLEKAAMHLEADLRWLDLAEARLDEIRQQPLPEPDVKPRGRPRKQITNAKPAITAPHRR, encoded by the coding sequence TTGTCTGTTCGTCACGCCGTCCTTGGTCTGCTTGCTGGGCGGCCGCGCCACGGGTACGAACTGCGCGCCGCCTTCGAGGCGGTCGTCGGCAAAGAGAACTGGGACGTCAAACCAGCGCAGATCTACACCACGCTCGGGCGCATGGAGAAGCTCGGCCTCGTGGCCGAGCAGTCAGTCGAACAGGACGGCGGGCCTGAGAAGCGCATCTACGCGATCACGCCGGCCGGGTACGAGGCGTTGCGCGAGTGGTTCGACGCCAGCGTCGCGCCAGAGCACCAGCGTGACGAGTTCTATATTAAATTGATGCTCGGGCTGGTCACCGGCGCGGCCGACCCGAGCCAGTTGATCAATGCGCAGCGCGGACATTTGTATCGTCAACTGCACGCGATCACCGCGCAGCGCACACGCGTCGATCCAGCCGCCGAGTTGGCGCGGCTGATGCTGTTGGAAAAAGCGGCGATGCACCTCGAAGCCGATCTGCGCTGGCTCGATCTGGCCGAAGCGCGCCTGGACGAGATCCGGCAGCAGCCGCTGCCCGAGCCGGATGTAAAGCCGCGCGGGCGGCCCAGGAAGCAGATTACAAACGCCAAACCCGCGATAACGGCGCCCCACAGGCGCTGA
- a CDS encoding BtpA/SgcQ family protein, which translates to MTTTLLNQLFPVAKPIIAMAHFPPLPGTPLYNPRLGVDGMLKSMRDDIDKLVAGGVDGILFCNEGDRPYALHADFEAVAVMTRVITELAPRGRPFGVDFLWDAKAPLAVAKATGASFVREVFTGVYESDMGLWQPDAATMLRYRHNIDADDVRVFYNVTPEFASPLGTRSIGQRARSAVVSSLADAILVSGPMAGSEPDISWLREAKAAVGDSVPVLLNTGAKAENIREFLTVADGVIVGSYLKVDGYTWNPVDAARVAKFVAAVKEVRG; encoded by the coding sequence ATGACCACCACACTCTTGAACCAGTTGTTCCCCGTCGCCAAACCGATCATCGCCATGGCGCACTTCCCGCCGCTGCCGGGGACGCCGCTCTACAATCCCCGACTGGGCGTCGATGGCATGCTCAAGAGCATGCGCGACGATATTGACAAACTGGTCGCGGGCGGCGTCGATGGCATTCTGTTCTGCAACGAGGGCGACCGTCCGTACGCCCTGCACGCCGACTTTGAGGCCGTGGCGGTGATGACGCGCGTCATCACCGAGCTCGCCCCGCGCGGCCGACCGTTTGGCGTCGACTTTTTGTGGGACGCCAAAGCGCCACTGGCCGTGGCCAAGGCAACCGGCGCCAGTTTCGTCCGCGAGGTGTTTACAGGCGTATACGAGAGTGACATGGGGTTGTGGCAGCCCGACGCCGCGACGATGCTGCGCTACCGCCACAACATCGACGCCGACGACGTGCGCGTCTTCTACAACGTCACGCCGGAGTTCGCCTCGCCGCTTGGCACGCGCAGCATCGGGCAGCGCGCGCGCAGCGCCGTCGTCTCGTCGCTGGCCGATGCCATTCTGGTCTCCGGTCCGATGGCCGGCAGCGAGCCGGATATCTCCTGGCTGCGCGAGGCCAAGGCGGCCGTTGGCGACAGCGTGCCGGTCCTGCTCAACACCGGCGCGAAGGCCGAAAACATCCGCGAGTTCCTCACGGTCGCCGACGGTGTGATTGTCGGCTCGTATCTGAAGGTGGACGGCTACACCTGGAACCCGGTTGACGCCGCGCGCGTCGCAAAGTTCGTCGCCGCCGTGAAGGAAGTCCGGGGTTAG
- a CDS encoding FGGY-family carbohydrate kinase, with the protein MPAYLLGIDVGTTATKMILVNDGGRIVAETSRPSALTAPQSTWAEEDPAQWWDNVCMLVPVVLSQAGVKPTDVAAIGACGMVPALVLLDAGGAVLRPAIMQSDARAVDEIAAQRRQTDEADILARTGSPITQQSIGPKLAWLRKHEPDVMRRAARLMGSYEYITSRLTGIYTVERNWALESGLFDLHKEDWGDRLLRLAGIERAWLGDVHWPADVIGTVTRDAARATGLAEGTPVVTGSADHVASAFSAGLRQQGDLLVKLGGSGDVLFTLDHAETDPRLYLDYHVIPGKFILNGCMASSGSLIRWFRDTFAPGADYAQLDAEAASLPAGADGLILLPYFLGEKTPLNDPLARGTLVGLTLSHTRAHVFRAVLEGISFGFQHHMDVLAEHNYRPARGRLTNGGAHSALWRQITSDVLGLPLEAIAHHPGSSLGAAFVAGKGVGVFADWGDIERCIEVSSVTQPNMRNHERYRVLFPLYREIYEKLRDTYPALVRITAQGASAT; encoded by the coding sequence GTGCCGGCCTATCTGCTCGGGATCGACGTCGGCACGACCGCGACCAAGATGATTCTGGTCAACGACGGCGGCCGCATCGTCGCCGAGACATCGCGGCCGTCGGCGCTCACCGCGCCGCAGAGCACCTGGGCCGAAGAAGACCCGGCACAGTGGTGGGACAATGTGTGCATGCTGGTACCCGTGGTGCTGAGCCAGGCCGGGGTCAAGCCCACCGACGTCGCCGCGATCGGCGCCTGCGGGATGGTCCCCGCGCTGGTGTTGCTCGACGCGGGCGGCGCGGTGCTGCGGCCGGCGATCATGCAGAGCGATGCGCGCGCGGTCGACGAGATCGCGGCGCAGCGGCGGCAGACCGACGAAGCCGATATCCTGGCGCGCACCGGCAGCCCGATCACCCAGCAGAGCATCGGCCCTAAGCTGGCCTGGCTGCGCAAGCACGAGCCGGACGTGATGCGCCGCGCGGCGCGACTGATGGGCTCGTACGAGTACATCACCAGCCGCCTGACCGGGATATACACGGTCGAGCGCAACTGGGCGCTGGAAAGCGGACTGTTTGACCTGCACAAAGAGGACTGGGGCGACCGCCTGCTGCGGCTGGCCGGCATCGAGCGCGCGTGGCTGGGCGACGTCCACTGGCCGGCCGATGTGATTGGAACGGTGACCCGCGACGCGGCCCGCGCCACCGGGCTGGCGGAAGGCACGCCGGTGGTGACCGGCAGCGCCGACCACGTCGCCTCGGCATTTTCGGCTGGCCTGCGTCAGCAGGGCGATCTGCTGGTCAAGCTGGGCGGCTCGGGCGATGTGCTGTTCACGCTCGACCACGCCGAGACCGACCCCCGGCTGTACCTGGATTACCACGTCATCCCCGGCAAGTTCATTCTCAATGGCTGCATGGCCTCCAGCGGCAGCCTCATCCGCTGGTTCCGCGACACGTTCGCGCCGGGCGCCGATTACGCGCAGTTGGACGCCGAGGCCGCATCGCTTCCGGCCGGTGCCGACGGGCTGATACTCCTGCCGTACTTTCTCGGTGAGAAGACGCCGCTCAACGACCCGCTGGCGCGCGGCACACTGGTCGGCCTGACGCTGTCGCACACGCGCGCGCACGTCTTCCGCGCCGTGCTCGAAGGCATCTCGTTCGGGTTCCAGCATCACATGGACGTGCTGGCGGAGCACAATTACCGACCCGCGCGCGGGCGGCTGACGAACGGCGGGGCGCATTCGGCGCTCTGGCGGCAGATCACCTCCGACGTGCTGGGCCTGCCGCTCGAAGCGATCGCGCATCATCCCGGCTCGTCGCTGGGCGCCGCGTTCGTGGCCGGCAAGGGCGTCGGCGTGTTCGCCGACTGGGGCGACATCGAGCGGTGCATCGAGGTCAGCAGCGTGACGCAGCCGAACATGCGGAACCACGAACGCTATCGCGTGCTGTTCCCGCTCTACCGCGAGATCTACGAGAAACTGAGGGACACATATCCCGCGCTCGTCCGTATCACCGCGCAGGGCGCGTCCGCGACTTGA
- a CDS encoding formate--tetrahydrofolate ligase: MLSDLEIAQAATLKPVLDIARPYGLTECDLDMYGPYKAKVHLDVLKRLGDRPQGKYIDVTAITPTPLGEGKTVTTIGLSQALHHIGKKVATCIRQPSMGPTFGIKGGAAGGGYSQVVPMEEFNLHLTGDIHAVSIAHNLLAAAIDNHIYHGNALEIDTHGITWNRVVDLNDRALRSVIVGLGGKANGRPRESGYDIAVASEVMAVLALSTSLQDLRQRLGRIVIGTTSKGKAVTAEDLKVAGAMTVLLKDALMPNILQTLEGNLAFVHCGPFANIAHGNNSIISDQIALKLADYVVTESGFGADMGMEKFMDIKCRYSGLVPSVVVVVATLRALKMHGGAGRVVAGKALPKEIAAENLPALEKGITNLQKQIENARLFGVPCVVAVNQFTGDSDREIAFVEKVARDAGAEGAYMSDVHANGGAGGKELAEAVVKAADKPSQFNYLYPLDLPIKDKIEIIATKIYGASGVEYQPDAEKKIKLYNELGFDKLPICMAKTHLSLSHDPNLKGAPKGFKLPIRDIRASVGAGFLYPLCGEMMTMPGLPSEPAFQKVDIDANGKIVGIF, from the coding sequence ATGCTTTCCGATCTCGAAATTGCGCAAGCCGCAACGCTCAAACCGGTGCTCGATATCGCCCGCCCGTACGGGCTGACCGAGTGCGACCTCGACATGTACGGCCCGTACAAGGCCAAGGTGCACCTCGACGTGCTCAAGCGGCTCGGCGACCGCCCGCAGGGCAAATACATCGACGTGACGGCGATCACGCCGACGCCGCTCGGCGAGGGCAAGACGGTCACGACAATCGGCCTCTCGCAGGCGCTGCACCATATCGGCAAGAAGGTCGCCACCTGCATCCGCCAGCCGTCGATGGGCCCCACGTTCGGCATCAAGGGCGGCGCGGCCGGCGGCGGATACTCGCAGGTCGTGCCGATGGAGGAGTTCAACCTGCACCTGACCGGCGACATTCACGCCGTCTCAATCGCGCACAACCTGCTGGCCGCGGCGATCGACAACCATATCTACCACGGCAACGCGCTCGAGATCGACACGCACGGCATCACCTGGAACCGCGTGGTCGACCTGAACGACCGCGCCCTGCGCAGCGTGATCGTCGGGCTGGGCGGCAAGGCGAACGGCCGCCCGCGCGAGTCAGGCTACGATATCGCCGTGGCGTCGGAGGTCATGGCGGTGCTGGCGCTCTCGACCAGCCTGCAAGACCTGCGCCAGCGGCTCGGCCGTATCGTGATCGGCACGACCAGCAAGGGCAAGGCCGTGACCGCCGAGGACCTCAAGGTCGCCGGCGCGATGACCGTGCTGTTGAAAGACGCGCTGATGCCGAACATCCTGCAGACGCTGGAAGGCAACCTCGCCTTCGTGCACTGCGGCCCGTTCGCCAACATCGCGCACGGCAACAACTCGATCATCTCCGACCAGATCGCGCTCAAGCTGGCCGACTACGTCGTGACCGAGTCGGGCTTCGGCGCGGACATGGGCATGGAAAAGTTCATGGACATCAAGTGTCGCTATTCCGGCCTGGTGCCGAGCGTGGTGGTCGTGGTCGCGACCTTGCGGGCGCTGAAGATGCACGGCGGCGCGGGGCGGGTGGTGGCCGGCAAGGCGCTGCCGAAGGAGATCGCGGCGGAGAACCTGCCCGCGCTCGAGAAGGGCATCACGAACCTGCAGAAGCAGATCGAGAACGCGCGGCTGTTCGGCGTGCCGTGCGTGGTCGCGGTCAATCAATTCACTGGAGACAGCGACCGCGAGATCGCGTTCGTCGAGAAGGTCGCGCGCGACGCGGGCGCCGAGGGCGCGTACATGTCGGACGTGCACGCCAACGGCGGCGCGGGTGGCAAGGAGCTGGCCGAGGCGGTCGTCAAGGCCGCCGACAAGCCGTCGCAATTCAACTACCTGTACCCGCTCGACCTGCCGATCAAGGACAAGATCGAGATCATCGCGACGAAGATCTACGGCGCGAGCGGCGTGGAGTACCAGCCCGACGCCGAGAAGAAGATCAAGCTGTACAACGAGCTCGGCTTCGACAAGCTGCCGATCTGCATGGCCAAGACGCACCTGTCGCTCTCGCACGACCCGAATCTGAAGGGCGCGCCGAAAGGCTTCAAGCTGCCGATCCGCGACATCCGCGCCTCGGTCGGCGCCGGGTTCCTGTACCCGCTGTGCGGCGAGATGATGACGATGCCCGGCCTGCCGAGCGAGCCGGCGTTCCAAAAGGTCGATATCGACGCCAACGGCAAGATCGTCGGCATCTTCTAA